The Trueperaceae bacterium genome segment CGCCCTCCCCGACCACGTGCAGGTCTGGCCCGGGCACGGGGCCGGCAGCGCCTGCGGCAAGTCCCTCGGCAGCGTGGCGAGCAGCTCGGTCGGCTACGAGCGCCTCTCGGCCTGGTGGGCGCCGCACCTGGCCGCCGCCGACGCGCCCGCCTTCGAGCGGGAGCTCCTCGACGGGCAACCGGAGGCGCCGACCTACTTCGGGCGCATGAAGCGCGTCAACCGCGACGGGCCGCCCATCCTCGGCCGACGCGGCGCGCTCGCGCGCTTCACGGGCGCCGAGCTGCGCGGCCGCGTGAACCGCGACGTGGTGCTGATCGACACGCGCCCCGTCGCGGAGCAGTGGGCGGGCTCGGTGCCCGGCGCCCTGGCCGTGCCGGGCGGTGCGTCGTTCGCCACCTACGCTGCCTGGGCCATCGACCCGGAGAGCGACGGGCGCCCGCTCGTCCTCGTGGCCACCGACGCGGAGCACGCTGCAGGCCTGCGTGACCGCCTCGCCAGGGTCGGCATCGACGACGTCGTCGGCTACCTGCCCTCGTTCGAGGGCCTCGACCTCGTCCCGCCGACGCTGGCGACCCCCGCCGACGTGGGCGCGACGGTGGAGACGCTTGACGTGCGGAGCGGCAGCGAGTACCGCGCCGGGCACCTGCCCGGGGCGCGGCACCTCGCGGCGGGGAACGCCCTCGCCCGGGCGCACGAGCTGCCAAGGGGCGGCCGGCTCGTCGTCTACTGCCAGAGCGGTGGTCGCTCCGCCGTCGTGGCGAGCGCGCTCCGGAACCGCGGCTTCGCGAATATCGTGGAGCTAGGCGGTGGGTACGACGGCTGGCTCGCCTACCACGGCGGCCGCGTGGATGTGGAAGGAGCGTAGCGGTCATGACCGATCAGAGCAGCGAGGCACGCCACGGCAAGCGCGGCAACCGATCCGGCGGGTGGTGGCCGGTTGCCCTCATCGTCGTCGGCGTCCTGATACTGGCCGGCAACCTCGGGCTCGGCCTAGGCCCCCTGTGGCGCTTCCTCGGCAACGCGCTGCA includes the following:
- a CDS encoding MBL fold metallo-hydrolase, with amino-acid sequence MHFEQFYDPDLAQGSYLVGCQAAGEAVVVDPRRDVDVYLAAAAAQGLVITAVTDTHVHADYVSGARELAAATGARLWLSDEGGEEWRYRFDHVGLGHGDVIEVGNVTLEALHTPGHTPEHLSFLVTDRARSTAPALLLSGDFVFVGDVGRPDLLDAVAGGKDTRFEGARRLFASLAEHLLALPDHVQVWPGHGAGSACGKSLGSVASSSVGYERLSAWWAPHLAAADAPAFERELLDGQPEAPTYFGRMKRVNRDGPPILGRRGALARFTGAELRGRVNRDVVLIDTRPVAEQWAGSVPGALAVPGGASFATYAAWAIDPESDGRPLVLVATDAEHAAGLRDRLARVGIDDVVGYLPSFEGLDLVPPTLATPADVGATVETLDVRSGSEYRAGHLPGARHLAAGNALARAHELPRGGRLVVYCQSGGRSAVVASALRNRGFANIVELGGGYDGWLAYHGGRVDVEGA